A genomic segment from Armatimonadota bacterium encodes:
- a CDS encoding methyltransferase yields the protein MNPAEYERMYRYEDHYWWFVSRRELVESLVRQLPLPADAMIVDVGCGTGATAAQMQKYGRVIGVDISPLALAWSQQRGLSHLLLAAAEQLPIAVESVDVIIATDILEHLDDDVAVLKEFYRTLKPGGYVVATVPAYSILWSEHDLALMHRRRYVAHVLAQRSRAAGFEIVRLTYALFFLFPLALVMRLLKRRPPPEKEPEAQLPPLPEWLNRLLIRFQRIETAMLKYVRFPWGVSVVAVLRKP from the coding sequence ATGAACCCTGCTGAATACGAACGCATGTACCGCTACGAAGACCACTACTGGTGGTTCGTCAGCCGCCGCGAGCTGGTGGAATCGCTGGTGCGCCAGCTGCCTCTTCCCGCTGACGCGATGATCGTCGATGTCGGATGCGGCACTGGTGCTACCGCTGCGCAGATGCAAAAGTATGGCAGGGTGATCGGCGTGGATATCTCGCCCCTTGCTCTGGCATGGAGCCAACAGCGCGGGCTCAGTCATCTGTTGCTTGCCGCGGCGGAGCAATTACCCATCGCAGTGGAGAGCGTGGACGTGATTATTGCCACCGACATTTTGGAGCACCTTGACGATGATGTCGCGGTTTTGAAAGAGTTTTACCGGACGTTGAAGCCGGGGGGGTATGTGGTGGCTACCGTGCCCGCGTACAGTATTCTGTGGAGTGAACACGACCTTGCGCTCATGCACCGGCGGCGTTACGTCGCACACGTGTTGGCACAGCGCAGCCGAGCCGCCGGCTTCGAGATCGTCCGTCTGACATACGCCCTCTTCTTTCTGTTTCCCCTTGCACTGGTGATGCGACTGCTCAAACGCCGACCGCCCCCCGAAAAGGAACCAGAAGCGCAGCTTCCCCCCCTGCCCGAGTGGCTGAACCGTCTGCTCATCCGGTTTCAGCGTATCGAGACAGCCATGCTGAAGTATGTGCGATTCCCATGGGGGGTCAGCGTGGTGGCCGTGCTGCGAAAGCCATGA
- a CDS encoding cytidylate kinase has translation MTMIRISEDPRLVDQRITESIVRLRSIEELQKRERVRVVLPVVTISRQLGAEGTAAAQKLAEMLGEPWRVWDQQIIDAIANHAEVRREIVQSLDEHAQGEIDTVVKSLLGIGGIETPSYRKHLAEVLLTIERAGFAIILGRGANFLLPRALNVRLRASLPVRIQRVMERMNLTREQAERAIRDSDRQRAAFVKQTFGRDIDEDGAYDLILYTDDLSPEGTARIIHTAVLVRFPEMEQSAPRYALVQKR, from the coding sequence ATGACAATGATTCGAATCAGCGAAGATCCGAGGCTGGTAGACCAGCGCATTACCGAGTCCATCGTACGCCTGCGCAGTATCGAAGAGCTGCAAAAAAGAGAGCGCGTTCGTGTAGTGCTTCCTGTGGTGACCATTTCTCGTCAGTTGGGAGCGGAGGGGACGGCGGCTGCCCAGAAGCTGGCTGAGATGCTGGGAGAGCCCTGGCGTGTTTGGGACCAGCAGATTATCGATGCGATTGCAAACCACGCGGAGGTACGCCGCGAAATCGTGCAGTCGCTGGACGAACACGCGCAGGGCGAGATCGATACTGTGGTGAAGTCGTTGCTCGGCATCGGGGGCATCGAGACGCCCAGCTACCGCAAGCACCTTGCGGAGGTGCTTCTTACCATCGAGCGCGCAGGTTTCGCCATTATTCTCGGACGGGGGGCAAACTTCTTGCTTCCTCGCGCGCTCAATGTCCGGCTGAGAGCCTCACTGCCAGTGCGCATCCAGCGGGTGATGGAACGGATGAACCTGACGCGTGAACAAGCCGAGCGTGCCATCCGCGATTCCGACCGACAGCGCGCTGCTTTCGTGAAGCAGACGTTTGGACGTGACATCGACGAAGACGGAGCGTACGACCTGATTCTCTACACCGACGATCTGAGCCCGGAGGGAACTGCGCGCATCATCCATACCGCTGTGCTGGTCAGGTTTCCTGAGATGGAGCAATCTGCGCCGAGGTATGCGCTGGTGCAGAAACGCTAG